In Pseudodesulfovibrio sp. S3, the DNA window GTGCATCGTTTTCGAGCAGGGAGCGCTGCCCGTCCCGCACGAGAAAAAGCAGGCCTACTGCCTGTCCTGCGGCCATTGCCTGGCGGTGTGCCCCGCGGACGCCATTCGGCTGGAGCGGTTCAGGTCCGGTGGCGTGCGCAAAGACAAGGCGCTGAACATCACCTTTGAGCAGGCCGGGCAATTCCTCAAGGGGCGTCGGTCCGTGCGCGCTTTCAAAGCCGATCCTTTGGATCGGGGCGCGCTTGAAGGCCTGCTGGCGGTCACTGAATACGGGCCGTCCGGGCACAATGCGCGGCTCACCCGCTGGGCGGTCGCCGCAACCCCTGACAAGGTTGCCGAGGTGGCCGGGGCTGTGGTGGGCTGGATGCGCGCTCAGGTTGCGGACGCGACCCCGCTTGCCGATGCCCTGCATCTCTCCGGCATCGTCCGGGTATGGGATCAGGGACAGGACATGATATGCCGCAGTGCTCCGGTCCTGGCCGTGGCCTATGGTCCTGAAAAGGGCATTACCCCTAAGGAGGACGGAGTCATCGCCGTCACCTATCTCGAACTGGCAGCCACGGCCGCAGGGCTGGGGGCGTGTTGGTGCGGGTACGTCCCCATTGCCGCGGCCCATGACCGGAACCTGTGCCGTCTGCTCGGGGTGCCCGAAGGGCAT includes these proteins:
- a CDS encoding nitroreductase family protein, yielding MPLFTIDPDRCNRDGLCAAECPVGCIVFEQGALPVPHEKKQAYCLSCGHCLAVCPADAIRLERFRSGGVRKDKALNITFEQAGQFLKGRRSVRAFKADPLDRGALEGLLAVTEYGPSGHNARLTRWAVAATPDKVAEVAGAVVGWMRAQVADATPLADALHLSGIVRVWDQGQDMICRSAPVLAVAYGPEKGITPKEDGVIAVTYLELAATAAGLGACWCGYVPIAAAHDRNLCRLLGVPEGHVVYGALVLGRPVRRVAAIPPRPMPGVHWL